A single window of Syntrophotalea acetylenica DNA harbors:
- a CDS encoding DUF2201 family putative metallopeptidase gives METSTKLAKAVARTVLDHPFFATLLLRMPLREDREVKTAATDGRQIRYNPAFIDRLSVNQTVFVLAHLVMHVAHFHPLRRNARHPGRFNKAGDFAINGILKEAGLSLLPGAPYHKSFDNLAAEQIYERLPKGAGDGDGRDGDNDIDSDQDPGGCGGFEDAKDEHGKPLSRADRQRQEAELTVAIQQAAQAARAQGKLPGSLARLVDELVHPILDWREILRSFVDHAARDDYSWRHPNRRHIADGIYLPSFRSEGLQPLVLAIDTSGSIRQSELNQFQAELNDILLSYPSTVNVVYCDSEISATEIITPEQYPVRLKAVGCGGTDLRPPFDWARQNVPEAGCLIYLTDLKGDSPEIDPGIPTLWISTTDERDLPETQRPGFGHIAWLK, from the coding sequence ATGGAAACCTCCACCAAACTGGCGAAAGCGGTCGCAAGAACGGTGCTCGACCATCCGTTTTTTGCCACCCTGCTGCTGCGCATGCCGCTGCGCGAGGACCGGGAAGTCAAAACCGCTGCCACCGACGGCAGGCAGATCCGCTACAATCCGGCCTTCATCGACAGGCTGAGCGTCAACCAGACGGTGTTCGTTCTCGCCCATCTGGTCATGCACGTGGCCCATTTCCATCCCCTGCGGCGCAACGCCCGCCACCCCGGCCGCTTCAACAAGGCTGGCGATTTCGCCATCAACGGCATCCTCAAGGAAGCCGGCCTCAGCCTGCTGCCTGGCGCGCCGTACCACAAATCCTTTGATAATCTCGCCGCTGAACAGATTTACGAGCGGCTGCCCAAAGGCGCAGGCGACGGCGACGGCAGAGATGGCGACAACGATATCGATTCGGACCAGGATCCGGGCGGCTGCGGCGGTTTCGAAGATGCAAAGGATGAACACGGCAAGCCTCTGTCCAGAGCGGACAGGCAACGGCAGGAGGCCGAATTGACCGTGGCGATTCAGCAGGCCGCGCAAGCGGCCAGGGCACAGGGCAAGCTGCCAGGCTCTCTGGCGCGCCTGGTGGACGAACTGGTCCACCCGATTCTCGACTGGCGTGAAATACTGAGGAGTTTCGTCGATCATGCGGCTCGCGACGACTATTCGTGGAGACATCCCAACCGGCGCCATATTGCCGACGGCATCTATCTGCCGAGCTTCCGTTCCGAGGGGCTGCAGCCGCTGGTGCTGGCCATCGACACCTCCGGCTCCATCCGTCAAAGCGAGCTGAATCAGTTCCAGGCGGAACTCAACGATATTCTGTTGAGCTACCCGTCGACGGTCAACGTGGTTTACTGCGACAGTGAAATTTCAGCCACCGAAATCATCACTCCGGAACAATACCCGGTGCGGCTCAAAGCTGTCGGCTGCGGCGGCACCGATCTGCGCCCGCCCTTTGACTGGGCGCGACAGAACGTGCCGGAAGCCGGATGTCTCATCTATCTGACCGATCTGAAGGGTGACAGCCCTGAAATAGATCCCGGCATTCCCACTCTGTGGATCAGCACCACCGATGAACGGGATCTGCCCGAAACGCAGCGTCCCGGGTTCGGGCACATCGCCTGGCTGAAATGA
- a CDS encoding Mur ligase family protein, whose product MKQHKPETGLPSKLKYNLARCWWKETRARWRRFRHLRKTTVLAVTGSCGKTTATCFLGKILGDHAPCYTGVNRNTSRAIYKNLRKMRTSCRFLVQEMGVGFPGDMEQNIRALPPHIGIVTTIGQDHYTSFRTPEATAAEKGNLIAALPESGTAVLNADDPHVMSMAPHTRAGILTYGCSEHADVRGSDICSAWPQRLSLTVTYGHESVRVETGLFGDLLVTSLLAAIAGALAVGVPLSQCAASLKGVESFPARLSIHRSPQGAWLIKDTVKAPFWNVGKTIALMKNASASRKTVVIGCFSDTAGSDSQKYRTMARLALEIADRVIFVGGKATYVRKIQTEELTNRLYLFDDIQAACRFLENATVQNELVLLKSSSRYHLERMLYGQLEGFNCWKSSCDKKIDCAECPDRFGT is encoded by the coding sequence ATGAAACAGCACAAACCTGAAACCGGTCTGCCCTCAAAACTTAAATACAATCTTGCCCGATGCTGGTGGAAGGAAACCCGCGCACGCTGGCGCCGCTTCAGGCATCTGCGCAAAACCACCGTCCTGGCCGTAACCGGCAGCTGCGGCAAAACCACCGCCACCTGTTTTCTGGGCAAAATACTGGGCGATCATGCTCCCTGCTATACCGGTGTGAACCGCAACACCAGCCGGGCCATCTACAAAAACCTGCGCAAAATGCGCACCTCCTGCCGCTTTCTGGTGCAGGAAATGGGGGTGGGCTTCCCCGGCGACATGGAGCAAAACATCCGCGCCCTGCCTCCGCATATCGGCATCGTCACCACCATCGGCCAGGATCACTACACCAGCTTCCGCACCCCGGAGGCCACCGCCGCCGAAAAAGGCAACCTGATCGCGGCGCTGCCCGAATCCGGCACCGCCGTGCTCAATGCCGATGATCCCCACGTGATGTCAATGGCGCCACATACCCGCGCCGGCATTTTGACCTACGGGTGCAGCGAACACGCGGATGTCCGCGGCAGCGACATTTGTTCTGCCTGGCCGCAACGCCTGTCTCTGACGGTAACCTATGGCCATGAAAGCGTCCGCGTCGAAACCGGCCTGTTCGGCGACCTGCTGGTCACTTCCCTGCTGGCCGCCATTGCGGGAGCCCTTGCCGTCGGCGTGCCGCTGTCGCAATGCGCCGCCTCCCTGAAGGGGGTCGAATCCTTCCCCGCCCGGCTGTCCATCCACCGCAGCCCGCAAGGTGCCTGGTTGATCAAGGATACCGTCAAGGCGCCTTTCTGGAACGTCGGAAAAACCATCGCTCTGATGAAAAACGCCTCAGCGTCGCGCAAGACCGTGGTGATAGGCTGCTTCAGCGATACCGCCGGTTCCGATTCCCAGAAATACCGCACCATGGCCCGCCTGGCGCTGGAAATTGCGGACCGCGTGATCTTTGTCGGCGGCAAAGCCACCTATGTAAGAAAGATCCAGACCGAGGAGTTGACAAACCGGCTCTATCTCTTCGACGACATTCAGGCCGCTTGCCGCTTTCTGGAGAACGCCACCGTTCAAAACGAGCTTGTCCTGCTCAAATCCAGCAGCCGATACCACCTGGAACGCATGCTTTACGGACAACTGGAGGGGTTCAACTGCTGGAAAAGTTCCTGTGACAAAAAAATCGACTGCGCCGAATGCCCGGACAGGTTCGGCACATAG